ACCGTTGCAAAGCATGGTCTTTCAGATACAGAAATGTTGGATTTATTATCATGTGATGATCTTCTTTTagatgaatatttcatttatagacGATTGTCTGTCAGAAGAGCACCCACCATTTTGTGGACACAAATTAAAAAGGAGCTCGCTCCTTTCCTAACAGAGCACATTGTACATGGACGTTCTCTGAGAACTTGGTCACATAGGGCTTTCACCGATGCAGTCTCTGAAAAGTATCTCTCCTCAAAGAATCAGAAAGGGAAATTTCATGAATGTCTTGCCGATTATTTCCAAGGTAGGTGGGGAGGAGATAAGAAGAAGCCATGCTTGTCTAACGAGGAAGGCATCGAGGTGCTGATGGATAGACACATACAACCACAGCcagtgaaatttgaaaaacttTATAATTCTAGAAAACTAGATGAACTTCCTTACCATGTCTTTCATAGTGGTGATCACAAGAGATTTATCAATGATTACATTTGGAATGTTAACTGGATGTGCAACAAACTAGACGGCACTGACGTCTCACAAATGCTCGACGACGTTGCGCTGGCACGAAGAGCTGAACCCAACAACGCTGATTTGGACATGCTACAGAAGGTGCTACAGTTGTCTGCCTATGCGTTGTACTGTGATGGAACCCAAATGTTTGCTCAGTTTCACATCAGGCTTCGGAGTGCCTTGGAAGGCAAAGATTCACAGCAGTACCCCAGGATGAAAAAGATCTGCAAGCTGACACAAAATCCACCCATACCTAACTTCCTGCCGTCCGGGGAGTCACTTCTGGAAGTTGTTGATCTGGGTGATGTAGATAACGACAACCAAGACGAAGACACGCCACCGAAAACAAATCCAAAAGCCATCTTGAATGGAATGTACCGAATGAAAGGGAACTGTACCCACATGGTGTCAATATCAACCAACAAGGGCGAGATCAAAGTGTGGGACTTTGAAACTCAAACAGCTGTTAGGACGTTAATGGGTATCGATCAGCCAAGAGATATTCGCATGATCGACGATTATAGAGTCGTTGTTTTGTGTAATCGCGAACTAAAGATCTACAATTTAGATACGGGAACGTTTGAAACTACTCTGAAGGGTATTATGAATCTCCAAATGCCATACTACGGTATACAAGATGCTGACCATGTGGTTGCACTAGCAAGGAACCGGATGTACGTCAACATTATCAACTTCAGCAGTGGTGAGGTCGAGTCAACCTTCAAAGTCGGCGAAGACAGGTTCCTGAACAGCCTCCTTGTGAGCGAGAACGGCGAGAGATGCGTGTGTGGTGATGAAACACAGAAACCAAGTCCGTTATTGGTGTGGGATTTGAATGCCAGGAAATTAATCCATGATTTCCGAATTGCACAACATGAATTTAAACCAGAGATGTCTGCTATCAGTAAAGATGGTAACTATGTGGTGTCTGTCATCAAGGTAGGATATTTCTACTAGTACAACATGTCAAGTCTTTCCTTAAAAACGGAATACCACTCCAGAAATCAAAGTCATTTTTATAAACTATAGGTTCtgaagagtcatttcatgacttgacatcacctacaattacttgcgatttcagagaaacatcaagttgatcttgtgcctttatagagtatctttgctatgagcaattgcatcatgggagtcagcagaaataatatattcatggttgcacactgaatattcatgagagatacACTCATGAGTCATGAGTAACAAAGGTATTTTGCATTGTATAGAAGACAGTAATGACAACAGCTTCAAAGAACAAGCTTGTAGTATTAAAACAACAGGAAAATAACTaatacaaaattgtataatttggaGTACTGTAATCTAAGTCTGCAGACTCTTGAACTTTGACTGTTTGACCCTTGACCtgtttgtgtattttaattaCAGGAACTTGATGACCCTTCACCCAACTTTGTTATTGTGTATGACTTACAAAGTGGTCAGTTGTTCAAGAAATGGAAACCTGTGTCTAATACATGTTGTGTAGCAGTGTCATCAGAGGGTGAATGCATTGTCAATGGTTGTGAGGATAATACCATCTTGGTTTGGAATCTTTCCTCTGGTGCTCTCAAGTGAGTTTTATTGCTgacatgaaaatgataaaaagtcatgtatatatataagtagTAGAGTTAAGGTTGTTTGGATGGCGAAGTTAAAGAAAATAAGAGATTCACTACAAAGAAGTAGAATTAACACTTTCAGCTAATTAAAAGGAGGTATTACATGAACCAGACACTGAGTTCATAGTACTACTTTATTTCATAGTTATGGCCATATGAGACACTGAAGTACACAATAACATGGTGTAGGATTCTACCCTGTACAACGTGTACAGGTACAGATATACTTCACAAAGGTGAAATTATCTATAAATAATTAGTCAGAAGTAAAAGACAAGAAAACCAATCAACaatgattgactgattgatcgaagaattggttgattgattgatttattgattgtcTTTGTAATGTTGTTTCAGACATACTCTGAGAGGACACACCCACCCTGTCAATAGAATCTACATGAATGAGAATGGTCAGAGATGTTTGACCTATGACACTAATCAGCAAGACAGAAGTGTTCGACTCTGGGACCTCCGCCAAGGTAAGGTTGCTAACTTTGTTGGAGAAAAGTTATTtatgtagttgttgttgttgcagtgaATGAAAAAATTGAAAGCACAGATACTAGGAATCTGACTTTGACAtcatatttctttaaaatgtttaaacGTGATTGACACCAGACAAAAACAGGAGTAATTAATAACAAAGTCTACTCTAATAATTTTCTAATGACAActttcatattgtttttttcGCAGGTATCTGTTTGGCCACCTTTACTCCTGACGTTCCAGTTACTTGCTGTCAAATCAACGCTGAAGGTGACATCGCTGTCATCGGACTTGAAGGACACGAGAATATCATTACGCTACGACTACGCACCTCTGACTCGGGACCAATTGCTGACACCAAGGCCCATTATGGTGATGTCACACGAAGTGGTCAAGTCTATAACCTTAGGAAATAAGACAATGACAGAGATTTAAACTGATCTATTAATagaacagtacaatgtatagtgtacagtcaatattgaaaacaaacctCTCCTAGGTCGTACTGTTTTACAATCTGATTGTGTTTCCCTATAGATGTCTGTCAACCAAAGTATGCTGGCTTAGTGAGAAAACAGTGACTCGTGTCTGTACaactgaaatatatatttaaaaaaaaagtaacgaaaaaagaaacaaagacTTCTTATTTACATGTTTGTGTATCAAACTTGCTGCACTCCAACTTAACACCATCCCTTGTATCGCTTGTGTTGATGTAATGCTGAGTTTCAAAAAAATGGCTgcatccaatatggctgtcactgacaatccaaaatggctgcatTCAAGATGGCCGCTGATATTCCAAGATGGATGCTGATAAACCAACATTGTTGCATCCGAGAAGGCCACCACTGACTAGCCAATACGGCTTCATTCAAGATTCTTCTGCTCAAAAACTTATCTGCTGGCCAAAAGAGTTTGGGGGAAACTCTCTGAGCCAAGGTGGTTAAATATCAACAATAGTGCACCAGCAGGATAATAACATAGACCAGAATACCAGAATGTATTGCCTAACTATGTGATTTTAGTAGGCAACAAGAAACGTGTAATATCTAAGTCATATCACTCTATCATAATATCTTTTAGCTATCTTGGCTCAGAGGTATTTAGGTAGCATTTCTCCAGACTTTTGGCTGCTGATATAGCATGCACAGTAGAGGATCGAGTAACTGAAACCATATCTAACATGGCTGCATTTAATATGGCCACCACTGGCTGAGTTCACATGCTGACATCCACTATGGCCACCATTGACCatccaagatggctgccaaGACCTGGCTGATTGAAAATTGCTGATGCCTTTTCCTTTACCTTGCAAGGAGACATGTAGAAGTTCCTTGCTTCCTTGCATTCACAAATTTGACCTAGACTTTTTATGCTTATTACAGGGTCTTTcaacttttttaaaaacttcaagCATTTAtcttaaaatattgtacataagCCTTCTTATTTTATGACTGCATTAGATTACTTTTACCATATTTTATTTGAAGACAAAAGTtcatgtggttttttttttaaatagaaaaagACCTTTTGCATCATTGTTACTCTTGTAACATCCAATCACAACAGCTACTTTATAACTTAAAATTGGAAGTATTTGCTGTTTCCATTTCCTAggatttcattttaaaacaggGTCTTATTTCAAGATCAACATCGTTTTGTAAatgttgtaatacatgtattcaaatacTTCAAATCAAAAACCATCTTCACACATATTTAAACATGGAATATGAGAATTACTTTTACAAAGTGAAATGTTTTtatacatgtgtaattttttttgatACCAACCAACAGTGTCAATTCTATTGGCTTAATTTGGTCATGTGGTATCATTCTATGGTCATGTGATATCCACGTGACTGTCAAATGATAAGTTTccatttgtatacatatatatcccACCACTGTGTACCTTACGTAAGAATTGGAAAAAAAAGGACAACACGTTATTATTGTAATAGTATCAATCAGtgtgtattttaataccatgtACAATACTGATCTAATTTTATTGGATAGTCTGGTAGTTTCAACGTCAAAAGATTGATTCATAAACAAGTTATCGATGCAAAGAAAACTAGATGAGTTGAAAACAGTGAAATTACTAAGTTATTACATTCCACTTTTCACTGCTTCCACCACAGTTGTTATCATTAACACTTCATAGTTTCAAGGATGCTGCAAAATCTGACACTACATCACCTTCAACCAAACTAAATTGACCTCAGTAGCataatactgaaaaaaaagtagttatttttttttctgtcttcatacatatttatcattatttacatatgCCTCACAATTTCTTGTCGTCTGCAGTGTCAGTGCTGACAAGAGTGGAAAAAAGAGAAAGCGGTACCTCCCAGACTTTCATCAAacagtaatatttatttaataatatatttctAAACACCCAGTTACTTTCATTAACAAAAACCTCATGACATTTCAGCATAGAGGGCGCAAGACACCAATTAATGTAGCAGCCCCCTCTTTTAATCTATTTGCCATTGATATGCTGTGTAAAAGACCAGTTCTTGTTTGTATTCCCCAATGCTCTGTTTGACATTAAATTAATATAGCACCCATCTCTGACATAGCATGTTGCTAACATGATATTGCTCCTGTGACCATTTTCAAATTTAGCCATGGtgcaaaaaatgataaattgaacTCCTGTAGtctgatgttgttgttgttgttgttgttgttgttgttgttattataaaTGAAACTACTTCCTGGAGTAATTAGTATAGGGCcttctttatttatttgaatCATGAAAATGACTTCTCGCCAGTGTAGTGCACATTTCTGTTCAGTTCTGTTCACACCTGAGACTGTTAAAGATGCCCCTCACACCTCTGTTGTGCTGTAACGATTATGTTAACAAATTGCACTCATACCCATATATAGACATGTCAGTTGTCCTGTGCATGTACAGTAGTCAGTCTGGAAtgtgaaaaaaatcacaaactttGGTAGAACATGCCCTTAAAAACCTAGATGTTGCACAATAAAGAGCAAATTGTAAATATGTCGGGCTATTTGTGAGAAGTTTTCTACTTTTAACAATAAAATagctgcctgcctgcctgcctgcctgccaatTTGTAAATAGATACTTCACCACTATAGAACTGTATACAACTATATGTGTAGTTTTACCTCATTCACTTATTTCGTTTCTGTGTGtaaaaccatagcaacagcagtccagtcaaacaaatgacatgcAATCTGATTCTACAATTCCATTTAATTCTGTCAAAATCTCCCAAAACAAAGTCATTCCCTTGGTACACGGTCCTTAATAACATATCTTCATATTTGGTAAATTCTTTGACATTCAAATGTATACTTTATCTCCCTACCCTCCATAAaactccccctccctcccccaaaACTCAAATGTCTTTCCAGAATCATGGATTTCTACTGAAGTACATTTCCTGCATAAACCCAAACAATGagtaaattttgtacaaaacttTCACTAAACAAGGAAGACTTCTCTTTGGCACTTGCCACACAGAAACTAATTGTGTAAAACagaaatttgaaagaaatgggATTGATAGTTTAATGTTGGTTATTGTAACTTGTATACAACCTAAAACCCAAGACAGAATTTGTACATAGCATTGTGAAACCGATATTAATGATCTGATGATACTGTGTTATGCTGTGACATGTGTGCTTTTTGTAACTTTACACCATTCAGAATCTAGAGGAATAAATTCAATAGCTTCCTATTCAACCCAAGCTTGTTATTTTGTGTACTTTTGTTAAAGAGCTTCAGAGGAGTTATAATTAGAAATGATTCTTCAAGAGTGACAGTAGATAGTCCCTGATGTGTGATATGAATGTTGACTGGTGTGATATGAATGTTGACTGGTGTGATATTAAAGTGGACTTGTGATGTGCATGTTGACTTGTTATGATATGAATGTTGACTGTGATATGAAAGTTAAGTGATGTGATATGACAGTTAAGTGATGTGATATGACAGTTAAGTGGTGTTATATGACAGTTAAGTGGTGTGATATGACAGTTAAGTGGTGTGATATGACAGTTAAGTGGTGTGATATGACAGTTAAGTGATGTGATATGAAAGTTAAGTGGTGTTATATGACAGTTAAGTGGTGTGATATGAAAGTTAAGTGATGTGATATGACAGTTAAGTGGTGTTATATGACAGTTAAGTGGTGTGATATGAAAGTTACCTGGTGTGATATGAAAGTTCATTGGTGTTCACCAACAGTTCACTGGTATGATTCGAAAGTAGTTGTGTAATATAACAGTTCAGTTGTGTGCAAGTGTGGTATGACAATTTTCTTGTGATTATAATTTGAGCAATCATAACAGTGAACCATTTTGATTATACAGTCCCATACAAAATCACACACTTATATAatttcacatacacatacaccaaGAAATGAACAATTAATCAAACTTCCTTCACTGTCACAGTCATACTTACTTATTATCAACTTATTGGTGTGGTTCCATCCAAAGTCATTTATAAGCATCAAACTttatcaatatcacacatatttacatttgaaGGATTGAACCCTACTATTCACTACAAAGggttttgtgtaattttcaataGATGCATTACCCCAAAATTGTGAGAACTTATAGCTATTGGTAATAGGGATTTAAAAATTTGTAGATAATTGAATGAATTACAATGTTAAATGACACTATGTTAGTTCTTCCACGTTTTGAAAAATTTCTTGGTGCTATGGATACCGGTATATGGCTTTTATGAGGCTTCGCATTGTGTACGGGCTAGAGGAAAGTCTAAATTTAAATCGAAAGAATCAGTGTTGTGAACGTAGAGGGCGCTAATATATTGTCCGCCAGAAACTCTTTGGGCTAATGTTTGTGGTGTTTGGATGAGGAGGGATGGGTTAGCAGTGTGTTCAGGGTGGGAACATCACTTAAAAAATGTGGGTGTGTGTGAGTCATTTTGGCAGAGGATACTCAAAACAGGTGGATATAATTACAGAAACTATATGCACCTAATTTTGTCATAAGGAATAAAGTTAactataattttcattttcatttcataaaatcATTCCTAAGTAactagtttatgaaaatgttgcACTGTAGATGAAGTGTATCTCATGTTAACACCCCCCATACCTATATTTGGTTGTTTGCACAATGTTAACTACTAGTATTTACTATTTGAGATAAAGTATCTCTGAATAGCTGTGTGTGACGTATTAGAGTAAATAAATTTTCTGGTACATCACTGAACTTATTCTTTAACTCAACTAGCACTAATGTACCAGGCTGGgaaccacccccaccccccccatttttttctttatacTTGTAAATTATAATATCTTTACTACTGGTGCATTATCAATGTAAAGAAATATTCTGTACACAAGACAAGTCACATTCACCCCACAAACATTGCCATCAGTTTTATTGGATTTCAATATATGTgagaaaatatttatattaatttttatcTGATTTGAAAGTTACTTATTTATGATAACAGTTATTATAATCTTAATTTAACAATTTCGAAAATCATATAATACTTGTCACAACTCACAACTTTTGTTAGTTGACGCATGCGCACTAGATGATTTGCTATCAACCTAGGGATACCATAAGCACCAATATTCAGTAAGCTGGACAGACttaatcaaaatggctgacaagGGGGAGGAAGATAAACACGAAGTGGAGTCAGACGAAAACAAGACAAATGGTCCCGATCTGGACGAAATGCTGGCACAGACAGCAGAGCAATATGCAACGTATTTCAAAGTCAATGTGAAGAAAGAGGTGTGTAATTTAGTTGTTTACGTGTTAGAGAAAATGACGATGTTTTCATCCGTTCAGTAGCTATTCACAACTCCGTCTGTAACTTGTAACAATAATGTACTCGTCTATAAAGTTGCATATGATATTGTCCCTCGATGAAATTCCGAGTTTTATATGAAAGCTTGAAGGTGAACAGTGTATAACTGAAAGTGTTACagtacattcattgatattatgATTATTTTCTGTCTAAAATTAGAGACTGCGTGCAGACAGTTTAAGTCTCATCAGAGTTATCATGATTTCacataaaaatattaataacagtCGCTGTGTATGTTGAAATGAGGAAGTCACAACAACCCACATCGTTGTCTCAACGAATCACTTGCCAACTACATCATTGCTTAAAATTCGACTCTGTTTTGATCATTTATGTACTCTAAGTGTGTCCTCTCTTCATCAGAAAACCGTCCTGGAAGATTCTATCGAAGATATGCTAATGAGACTAGAGGAATTTATTAGTCTGGTTGACATGGTAAGATCAGAATATTGTCATTTCTTaggtatgattttaaaaaattagtCCCTAGACTGACATGTGTCATtaggcaagaaaaaaaattgtgtatttgtgATAGAATAGGGTAGGTAAGTCAgggttttattttatcttttttattttttaaaaatattgctttgactCAAAAAACAAACGGCGTCTTCAGTTAGAATAccacttctgtgatagtttgatgaaatatgtacagatatcactgaggaaagaaaacagacatacatgaaggtcaagaaaacaaagaatttcttatctttttgttttacatgtaaattttcaaGAAATGTTCATAGTCTGTGGCACAAACTAGGGTCAGGCGGGTtatatagtttttattttgCCGTAATTGAGCTCCAGACATTACTGGAGGGTCCTGAGTGATGAATCttccagtacatgtatgtattactcAAAGGAAAAGCAATTTCATCATTTGCTATTGTTGTATATTTAATATAGCTTTAATACAGTCTTGTCATGGTGTCACCATATCAAGCTATAGTTTATAAATCatcattcataaaaataataaactcAGTATTTATTAGTACTATTCATTTACTTACTTTTAGATTTGACTTACCTCAATCATGTACAGTTTAAGCAAGAGACTAAAAGTATAAATACAGTCATACCATATtgggattgggtatttatattataaccccccccccccccccccacgtagCTATTTCATATTTACCCTTTGAAAAATGCACCCAACCATAATGTGAAATGGTTCTATCATAAATAACTGAATGATTTATATGTTAACTAAGAGAACACTTATTGCCTGTGAGTTTTCATTGACCATATTTTGGCATTCCATaagtatattttgtaatgtatttgatCCAAATCTTTGATTGACAGATTCGCACCGAGTCTTCTCAGTCCCTAAATCGAACCATACCAGAAATATATACCAAGAGTTTAGACATGAAGAGGATATTTAGTAAAATAGACCAGCTGGAGGTCAgtatatacacataatatgaCAGAATCTCATGACGAAAtaagtgtggcatactctgggtatttgtacAACTGTTTGTGGTGTTCTCTGCACCCATACTTTCAGAAGCATTGTGGATGAAAATGCAGAAGAACACACCACAAGttcaagtgcaaataccccgtAGTACCCACACTGGTACTCAAACCTCATGTGGTTCTATTGTTATTACGTATGTTTATCCATTTTCCAAATTCCAAAACAATAACTTTCAGCAAAAAATACTATCGTGTGTTCAAGTATAAGTTTGTATACATGGATTTACTATGTGTTCTTTGCAGACAGGTACACACCGATGCAACTAATTACTGGTCAGTGGTtcatatgttacatgtaattattcatATTCACATAAAAGTCACTTTATTTGCATTGTTTAGAAATCATTCAATACTCACAGTAATACAGggaattttgacattttttcagACATTTGTTGGTCGTGTTCAGCAAGATGTTGGGATTCTAGAAGAACAAGTCAATACAGCTGAAGATGAACTTGAACTTGGATCACTAAGTTCTATCAAGAAAGCATTCAGTTCACTGCCAATACCATTTAAACAAACAGTATGTAACGTCGTATCTCTCAATACCATTCactaaatatttcataatcCATTGTATAGTACACTCTCTTGTTTAAATATTCATGGTGTTTTCACTGAAgataataagcacttaggaatcatgaatattcattgttcacctattgtatatgtatttctgctgattcccatgatgcattgtgGCCCACAATGAAAATCTTTAAATGACGAAGAAGTTTAAATTGGTGTTTCTCAGAAATTGTGtgtagtttatgaaaatgtctttattgtCTGGAGTGGTATTCCCTGTAACTTTCTTTCCAGAGAGTACATTCCTATGTAGATTTCAAACTCTGATTTCAAATCAGTCTTCTTTTCTTGACCGTGTATATTAGCAAACACAAAGATTTTAAATGttgttgagataaaatgtactcagGCCAATGAAGTGATAGCTGATGTTTCTGGATTATCCCTTCTATGACTGAAAGCCTAACACTAATAATGAATGTTTAGTAAATCAATGATGTTATGAGTACAATGGTTTGAGTTCTTAAATGTTTCTTTGTCTTTTTTGTGCAGAAAAAAACACCAAGCAAACCTGTACTTGAGATGAGAAAATACCAGCCACCTGAAATCTTTCACAGTGAAGACTTCTTCCAACCAGAGCCAACAGGAGACACACAGAGTCCACAAACTGAACAGAGATGATTACTGAATACTTAGGGTTTTTAAGAAAATCAGTATTACCGGGGTAACGATAAATCTGAGAAATTGACAGCttgttattgttttactttCCATACAATGTGGTTAATAAGGGTGCTCAAttgttgttttgtaaatattgatgcAATCATGGATAATTTGTTGATTCTTGCTAGGTTTG
This portion of the Glandiceps talaboti chromosome 7, keGlaTala1.1, whole genome shotgun sequence genome encodes:
- the LOC144437509 gene encoding biogenesis of lysosome-related organelles complex 1 subunit 4-like, translating into MADKGEEDKHEVESDENKTNGPDLDEMLAQTAEQYATYFKVNVKKEKTVLEDSIEDMLMRLEEFISLVDMIRTESSQSLNRTIPEIYTKSLDMKRIFSKIDQLETFVGRVQQDVGILEEQVNTAEDELELGSLSSIKKAFSSLPIPFKQTKKTPSKPVLEMRKYQPPEIFHSEDFFQPEPTGDTQSPQTEQR